Genomic window (Helianthus annuus cultivar XRQ/B chromosome 3, HanXRQr2.0-SUNRISE, whole genome shotgun sequence):
acgtttaagccccagttaacctcatttcaaggctctaaaatgaagttaaagtattagGAACTCaaaaatgctcaaaaatatctcggatgtcggttcgttgggtcgtacgatcgcgttgttcggttaattacgacggaagtcgtaacgaacgcaaaaacgatccaaattgagcgacgaatggaattttatcatgccaatcactaaaataaaatatgttaatgattacataaatttttaggtgtccggatatatccagaacgtaagatatgcgtgaaaatgcaaacttatgcactttttgacgcttttagtccctattgatcaaataagtttattttagcatacctaacccctcaaagcctattcccaagctatgtaaaggatatttagggtatgtttaacttatgatcaagttccagaatgttcgttactatacaaatcggtatagtttcgcagtttgacacaaatagtccctgcgatcgaacaaacttgttttcgacacaccaaaccatccgaaacttatttctaagttgtgagaaggttatttaaggtatgttaagcctatttcactattccggagtgtttgttgcgttaaactgattacgtttacgcatcagttcgcgtataactttccagaaagcgatttagagctcgaaatcgaacgagaattgatatgtgcaaatgatacacatatttatacaaatcccaagtatgaaatacaatatttcattgatttggtatttgtttgatggttacAGTGACACCCGGGTCACACATACCTAGGATGACACAATTCATGTACAATGACAGAGATGGGCATGGTCATCCTATTCAAGGGATTTGATTAACTATCATTGCAGGTGGACGTATTTCTAAAATAATAACCGGGTGGTGAGGGTCGCCGGCGGTGTAGCCACGGGCAAACCCGTTCACCGGTGCCTTCCTCACACCCACCCTAATAAATAAACACATCTAGCTGTAAATAGAGACAGAGAAAACATCACCGCATCAACCCCACTAGTTCTTAATACTTACCTGTTGATACAACCAAGGAGTTgaggtttttttatttatttataaaagcaACACTTATAATCTTTTCATGTTAGCATTACAAAATATAATTAACAGACAATTTAGCCAGACTCATCATGTACTTTCACCCTCAACTTACCAATAATCTTTGCATGAACATGAACCATCATTAAAACAATGAAATCTATTGTTATCCCTCACAATTATCTCTCTTCCCTCCAGCTTTGAAATAATCTTCATGGCCTCATGACAATCCCAACAGACCCTCAAGTTTTTCACAATTCTAATAACGGCCCCTGACTCACTAACAAGAAGTGCGAAACAGAGTGCCAGCTTCTCACTGTGAGTGCCCACCATCTCTTCCTTCTCTTCCTCTTCAACATCTCTAAGAACACTCTCTTTATCAGCAATGTATCCAGCTATCCTcattttctttcttaattccatCAATAACTTGTATATATCATTTGATCTTTCATGTGCTTTATCACCCACAATAAATTTGTGTAATTTCCCATCAAATTCCACATAACTCCATCCTGTAGCTTTCTTTAACCCTAACAGTTTCATTTTCCCCCGGATTCGCTCAACATCGCCCCATCGCCCCATTGAAGCATACATGTTCGAAAGCAAAACGTAATTCCCAGAATTTTCGGGTTCAATTTTGAAAAGATGACTAGCTGCAAACTCCCCGATATCAATTCTTTTACGAATGCGAGCAGCGTTTAGGAGTGAACCATATACTCCCGCATGTGGGACCATTGGCATTCTTGTGATTAAATTCTTCGCTTCATCGAGGTTACCCACTCGGCCTAATAAGTCAATCATGCATGCATAGTGGTCAACATCCGGGTTAGTGATGGAATCAAAAACTTTTTTACCTTGTTCTAACAGTCCTGCATGGCTGCAGGCGGTAAGAACACTGATATATGTGATTCTATCAGGTTGAAACCCCTGTTCTTTCATCTTACGCATTGTATCAATGGCTGCAAATCCGTCACCTTGAGCTGCAAAACCTGTAATCAAAGTGTTGAAGGAAATAACATCTTGCGTCTTCATTTTATGGAAGATTCTTTCGGCATCTTTCATGCTTCCGCATTTGGAGTACATAAAAATTAAAGAGTTATAACCGGAAATACTCAATTTGATTTGATTTTCATCTATGATGTTTAAAGCCCAGTTTCCCAACTCCAATGCCCCAAGATGTGAACATGCAGATATGACACTAACCATAGTAACTTCGTCTGGTTTTGTGTGGTTAGAACTGATCATCTTCTTGAATAGCTCAATTGCCATTGTCGATTGTCCATTTTGTGCATAACCTGCGATCATTGAGTTCCATGAAACTACATCCTTGGAAGGCATCCTATCAAAGAGTTCTCTGGCAGAACTCAAATCACCAACACTCGTATGCGCAGAAATCATCGCGTTCCACGAAACCACATTTCTGTATGCACCTAACTCCTCAAAAATATTCTTAGCAGCTGCAAGATCCCCACACTTTGCATACATGTCAATTAGCGCGGTCTTGACAAAGTAATTTAACTTAACACTCCTCTGATTGAGCATGTTCATGAGTGAACTTGCAAGTTTAGCATCAGCACGATCTGCACATGCTGAAATAACCGCAACCCAAGTTGTTTCATCTGGTTGAACACCATCAACAACCATCTCATTCAGCAGTCTCATAGCCTCTTCTGCAAACCCATTCTGTGAATAAGCAGACAACATCGCATTCCAAGAAACAACATTTTTCTCAGGCATTTGATCAAAATACCTCCTTGCAGTAACCAAATCTCGTGCCTTTGAATACCCAGTAACCATCGCAGTCCAAGTGATGACATTTCTCTCAGGCATTATATTAAACAAACTACCAGCTTCAACCTCATTTCCCCACCTCCAATACCCAGAAATCATAGAGTTCCAATCCGCCACCATTCTCtcaggcatttcatcgaacagttTACGTGCAAAATAAATGGGCCCATACTTGGCATACATATACATAATAGCATTACGTACAAAACGATCACACTGATGCCCAAGTTTTATAAGATGGGCATGTAACATAACAGCTTCCTTCTCCATGGATTTAATTAAGATCGGAAAAACAAAAGCATCAGGCATGACATTGGAAAGGCGCATATTCTGAAAGAGATTGATGACATGGTGATGGGCGCCCGTGTGCGAGTAGAACTTGAGCATGTTGGTGAATGCGTAGAGATTGGGTTGGTGGGAAGAGTCGAAAATGAGACGCGCGTAGGAGGGTGGGGCGCAGAGGCGGGTGCAGTGGCTGATGAGCACAGACACCCAATAGTTGTCATGATGGAGGGAATGCTGAATGATCTGTGCATGTAGCTGTGTCAACTGCTTGAAACTGGATATTCTGACTGCAATTGCGTTCAAATGTGACATCAAAATGCTTGATTTATCATCTACCGGCGACCTTCTTGGCCTCCTAAGGCATACATTGATAGCAGCTATAGGATATTGAGATCAGTCGTTATGCATAGTGGGCTCTAGGCCCATTGCTGTTTTGGTAAGGTaaaagtgtgtgtgagagagagaaacTGTATAGAGGCGTAAAtcttacttttatttttattggATTTGGTTAGATGTCGCTATCCTTCAGGTGAGGTGGTCCCAACAATTTTAACGACACCCGTCATACTCTTATTGGTGAGAAACATTCCATTCCCATGGTGTGCATGAGTGTATTGACGCCATCTCTGCTCTGATTAGTGGAAAGGGTATCCACGCTTAGAATGTGCATGAGAGATGATCAGCTGTGCGCGGGACCACCGTAAGGTAGTTAGTGCGACATTGAAGTTTGGCTGATTTATCGTGTCCTTATTAAAGAGATCAATGGTTTATCTAGATACATTCCTCTACACTAACAACTACAAGAGAAAAGTGCCCGGATAGTACCTTTGGTTTACTCagatttcacctatagtccctacatttttaaaattacagctatagtcctcaAGTTTTGCAAattcgttctcggatagtccctaaaaCGGATGAAGGTTAATTTTTTGTGTTAAGTGGGTGTTAAATGACTAAAACACCCTTactgttaaaaataaaaataaaaattaaaagagTTAATATAAAGAATTCAGCTAGGCTAGGgatgtaaacgaaccgaacgaacacgaacaaggccttgttcgtgttcgttcgttaaggaaataaatgtgttcacgaacggttgatcaacacttaccgaacgagattttatattcgtattcgttcattaaggaaatgagcgtattcgcgaacggttcacgaacacaaacgaacaaaaataaatttggcgaacacGACAAAGGATAAAGGTAGATGGCTCAGAGAGTAGCActggaacttgaatcccttattgtgcaCCAGAGGTCGAGCATATTCGCCGAtataaataatgagaaatgaaagggaaatgatgcacaaacaaggtgaaagagggtttcccagtttaattgttagggtaataaaataaagggttattggattttatcacccccaactatcggCATTTGGCCGTTGCCATCCCCAACTAACACTTTGATACCCAGCACCCCGAACTTGACTTTTAGTCTGTGCTGGCACCACTCTGTTAACTTTGCACTAacttggttagtttttttttttttttttgttgacgTGGCCATTTTTTGATAATGTGGCTTTTTTTATGAGGTGTCATGATTAGATGGCCAATTATATATATAGCAATATGTATATGTAATAAACACCGTATCCACCATAAGGtcgtggggtatggggcgggactTTTGGTgtgggttggggtaaaacgcccaagtcaccaccccgggtgggcttgggtttggggcgtggcccttggggcttgggtttcaagccggcgTGGGGCGGTTTGGCAAAGCGAGCTGGCGGACTCTGATTTGCTCACCCCGCCACGTCAGGCGGgtgttttaaattttgaaatttaaaattcaaattggtCCCCTCATCCCCCCATATTCTATAACCGCCACCCGGGTCACCCAAAGGCCCTATATATTGCAACCCCAACCCCACCGgtcccccatcccacgaaccaaACACCCACTGTCGGTAACCCGCTATCCCGTTGGtcccccccatcccacgaacccaagAAGAAATGGCATCCTGGACCCGTCAAGAAGAAATGGCAGTCGTAACAAGCGTCGTCGACGCTATGAAGGGGCGGCCACcgggccaaacaaaatattggGCGGAAGCCGTTTGCGGCCTACCGACAAaacgtcggtaacgaccgccacaacctcaacgcgtgccaacataaatggcgcgagctacggcccaagctcgagcGTTTCAAAGCTTACTACGATGCGGTTCCCGGtggcgagttaagccacgaggaccgggtggcggtggcgaacatagagtttcgaggcaaggaaaacaaggcgttCGACAATatcgacctttttgaaatttttttaacgctttaggtttttttattttgtaatttttagaaattatgtaatttttaggattatgtaattttttaaattttaataaagttgtaggttttttataaatgttgtgtgattttttataaattttttgtatttttttttaaaaaaaaaccatttaTGCCACGCGGTTCACCCAAcccaaacccaagcccaacccacgccccgccataccccgcggacacgtaACCCGGCAGTGGGCTGGCTCCGCGGACACGTGTCACCAAATGCCCAACCCAAgtcccaacccccgccccaccataccccacggcctaaCCCCACCTCCACTACCACTGCCCAACAACCACCGCCTCCATTCCTCCACTATCACCCTCCTACCTCCACCACCACAGTCCACAACAACCATTAGTAGCACCATTACCCCACCTCCATTATCATCCTAACAACCACCGCCTCCACCATCACCCACGACCATTATCATTCTACCGTTCATCCCCCCCCCACCCCATGCCCAAAATCTCTTCAATCTTTCCAATTTCACCTCAAAAGGATCTCAATTAGAACATCGTGCTGTTGCTCTCAAAGTTATCTGTCCAATCTGTAAAGTAAGTTCCCCCTTTTTCACGATCTGTATGATTTCATTGATTAATTGCTTGTTTAAGTTCGATTGTACTGAATCTATTGTTGTTTGTTTGAGTTTTCATCTGGGTGACTGGGGATGAATCTTTTTATATGAACAGTAGTAATTTTAATGTTTGATGCTTTAGATTGAATATTTTTTTATGTTGTATCTGGATTTTAATTTCAATTTTGGTTTAATTATATATGGTTTGTGATTGGCAATAAGAATATATATGATGTTATGATGTTTCTCTCTCTGGATTGCATCCTTtcttgttgtttctctctctagatttcTTGTTTTGTTTCTCTCTCAGGATTGCACATACAGGCGCCGGTGTTATGAATCGATGAGAAACCAGATGCTAATTAGGGTTCGATGTATGATGTCTTGTGTTATAAAAGAAGGAGATGAAGGTGCTTGACACGTCATTCGCCACATACTCCTGTCCATCTCATCAAGTCTGTGCCACGTAGGATGAGAAACAAACGCAGTTAGTAAAAATTTAACTGAGTGGTGCCAGTACAGACTAAAAGTCAAGTTGGGGGTGTCGGGTGTCTAAGTGTTAGTTGGGAGTGGCAACGGCCAAAGAGcgatagttgggggtgataaaatccaataaccctaaaataaataaaagtttaataatataaaaattatagataagatatatgaaagtacaaaaatattcaattaaaacacaaacatacgaacataaacaaacgtaattaaacgaatgttcacgaacaccttaccgaacgttcacgaacacaatcgaacgaacgagacctctgttcatgttcgttcatttaactaatcgaacgaaatttcttgttcatgttcgttcatttattaaacgaacgaacataaacgaacttcccgccgaacggttcacgtactgttcgctgaacgttcgattcgtttacagccctagctgAGGCCCACATTTTttattaagggggtgtttggcctagcttttatttttcggcttatgcttatattttaaagtagtttatagcttattttctatcatttgataagctctttttaagtgtttggattagcttatagcttatttgCTATCATTCTTCAAATAAGTTATAAAACCATCTTCAAATAAGCTTTTTCAAATttgcttatataagctaataagcataagcttaaaaaactaaaccaaacaccaaattaagcttattttgtaaaaaaaaaaaaaaaaactataagctttgttaaaaaagctaggccaaacaccccttAAAAACCTAACTCAGACCACCATCCTTTTCTCCATAACCCCACCTCCACCCCGAGGGGCGGAACAAATTAAGAatgagccgtagcacgggctacggctcaacctcGTATTCATATTCGCAGTGCATTTTTTTCGATTTTATACATAGCATACCCAAAAACATATACAAGGATACCCCTAAGAGAAAATTATGAAACTTGATATTATTCATTaagctaaaacatgtttagtaacAAAGCCCAGATAATTAGTTATATAATAATTAAGCCCAAATTCTAATAACTAATAAAGCTCATATAATAGAATAAGTAATCTTGTGCATCTTATG
Coding sequences:
- the LOC110929432 gene encoding pentatricopeptide repeat-containing protein At1g14470, whose translation is MSHLNAIAVRISSFKQLTQLHAQIIQHSLHHDNYWVSVLISHCTRLCAPPSYARLIFDSSHQPNLYAFTNMLKFYSHTGAHHHVINLFQNMRLSNVMPDAFVFPILIKSMEKEAVMLHAHLIKLGHQCDRFVRNAIMYMYAKYGPIYFARKLFDEMPERMVADWNSMISGYWRWGNEVEAGSLFNIMPERNVITWTAMVTGYSKARDLVTARRYFDQMPEKNVVSWNAMLSAYSQNGFAEEAMRLLNEMVVDGVQPDETTWVAVISACADRADAKLASSLMNMLNQRSVKLNYFVKTALIDMYAKCGDLAAAKNIFEELGAYRNVVSWNAMISAHTSVGDLSSARELFDRMPSKDVVSWNSMIAGYAQNGQSTMAIELFKKMISSNHTKPDEVTMVSVISACSHLGALELGNWALNIIDENQIKLSISGYNSLIFMYSKCGSMKDAERIFHKMKTQDVISFNTLITGFAAQGDGFAAIDTMRKMKEQGFQPDRITYISVLTACSHAGLLEQGKKVFDSITNPDVDHYACMIDLLGRVGNLDEAKNLITRMPMVPHAGVYGSLLNAARIRKRIDIGEFAASHLFKIEPENSGNYVLLSNMYASMGRWGDVERIRGKMKLLGLKKATGWSYVEFDGKLHKFIVGDKAHERSNDIYKLLMELRKKMRIAGYIADKESVLRDVEEEEKEEMVGTHSEKLALCFALLVSESGAVIRIVKNLRVCWDCHEAMKIISKLEGREIIVRDNNRFHCFNDGSCSCKDYW